One window of Methanogenium organophilum genomic DNA carries:
- a CDS encoding transcription factor S — protein sequence MKFCPNCKSLMVSSEGLFRCKRCGHTEEPGENIEKMTIRSKRVEKDIVIVDEADDMIVLPTITVKCPECGHDTAEWWLRQLRSADESETRFFRCVKCKYTWREYD from the coding sequence ATGAAATTCTGTCCTAATTGTAAATCACTCATGGTCTCTTCAGAAGGTCTTTTCCGTTGCAAAAGATGCGGACATACAGAAGAGCCCGGCGAAAATATTGAGAAAATGACCATACGCAGTAAAAGGGTGGAGAAGGACATTGTTATCGTTGATGAAGCGGATGATATGATTGTTCTCCCGACCATCACAGTAAAATGCCCGGAATGTGGTCATGATACCGCAGAATGGTGGCTCAGACAACTTCGGTCAGCTGATGAATCTGAAACACGCTTCTTCCGCTGTGTGAAATGCAAATACACGTGGCGCGAATACGACTAA